Proteins co-encoded in one Aspergillus luchuensis IFO 4308 DNA, chromosome 6, nearly complete sequence genomic window:
- a CDS encoding uncharacterized protein (COG:T;~EggNog:ENOG410PFXV;~InterPro:IPR019826,IPR002018,IPR029058;~MEROPS:MER0033188;~PFAM:PF00135;~SECRETED:SignalP(1-20)): protein MMLVPSLPLLALVIPLIASAGKVGHREITPNPSVTVQNGTYYGLHNPDYDQDIFLGMPYAQQPIGELRLQTPRPMNTSWPVPRNATEYSPACVGFNQTKGASEACLTLNVVRPASIAHHSSLPVAVWIHGGGFTSGSSSQKQYNLSFIVDQSVQMGKPIVAVSLNYRLHCWGFMWSNEMKEAGVGNLGLRDQRLALHWIQENIAAFGGDPAQVTIWGESAGANSVGTHLVAYGGRDDGIFRAAISESGAPSVYQRYPTPDDWQPYYDGIVNASGCSSATDTLACLRTIPTDTLHSIFDNTSIVPEHSISGLSGAKFIPVIDDDFIKGSGTIQLQEGKFVKVPYLIGANADEGTAFAVPGVNTDAEFRELVKDLGLDNATTDIFEALYPNIPQIGIPAIMVGKPPSGYGRQYKRVAAFQGDVNIHGPRRLASQAWSSRNVTVYSYRFDAVSPGNGPAAGSYAGATHGSEMPYVFHNGDGVWYDFNKTTMESIPNSYSHLSTIMSRMWVSFVTTLDPNYSGENVHWPRYNIDNPEITFFDNTVSNLSYVRSDVYRAEGIKYIGDHLASSFGE from the exons ATGATGCTTGTTCCGTCGCTTCCTCTATTAGCACTTGTTATTCCATTGATTGCAAGTGCCGGAAAAGTAGGACATCGGGAAATAACTCCAAACCCCTCAGTTACTGTACAGAATGGCACCTACTATGGACTTCACAACCCAGACTATGATCAAGACATCTTCCTTGGCATGCCTTATGCACAGCAACCTATTGGAGAACTTCGCTTGCAGACCCCACGGCCAATGAATACCTCCTGGCCGGTACCAAGAAATGCAACGGAATACTCACCCGCTTGTGTCGGGTTTAATCAGACTAAGGGTGCTTCTGAAGCCTGCCTTACACTGAATGTCGTCCGCCCAGCAAGCATCGCTCATCATAGCAGTCTGCCCGTTGCTG TCTGGATTCATGGTGGCGGATTCACTTCCGGCTCTTCATCACAGAAACAGTACAATCTTTCCTTCATTGTTGACCAGTCAGTCCAAATGGGAAAGCCCATTGTCGCAGTCAGTCTAAATTATCGTCTTCATTGCTGGGGTTTCATGTGGAGCAATGAGATGAAGGAAGCCGGAGTAGGGAACCTGGGACTTAGAGACCAACGCTTAGCTCTGCATTGGATACAAGAGA ACATTGCTGCTTTTGGTGGCGACCCTGCTCAGGTTACGATCTGGGGTGAAAGTGCCGGCGCTAATAGCGTTGGCACGCATCTGGTTGCTTACGGAGGGCGCGATGATGGTATATTCCGTGCAGCAATCAGTGAAAGTGGTGCCCCGAGTGTTTATCAACGTTATCCGACACCTGACGATTGGCAGCCCTATTACGATGGCATTGTGAATGCATCGGGATGCAGTTCAGCAACGGATACTTTGGCTTGTCTCCGAACGATCCCAACTGATACATTGCACAGTATTTTCGATAACACGTCTATTGTACCCGAGCACTCTATATCAGGCCTCAGCGGAGCGAAATTCATTCCTGTCATAGATGACGACTTCATTAAAGGAAGTGGCACGATTCAGCTTCAAGAGGGCAAATTTGTCAAAGTTCCATACCTGATTGGAGCTAACGCCGACGAAGGGACAGCATTCGCTGTACCGGGAGTCAACACGGATGCCGAGTTTCGAGAGCTAGTCAAAGACTTGGGCCTCGACAACGCTACCACTGATATCTTTGAGGCCCTGTACCCAAATATCCCTCAGATTGGGATCCCCGCCATAATGGTTGGAAAGCCACCGTCCGGATATGGAAGGCAATACAAGCGTGTGGCCGCATTTCAGGGTGATGTAAACATCCATGGCCCACGTAGGTTGGCTAGCCAGGCATGGTCATCCCGCAATGTCACGGTTTATAGCTACAGGTTTGACGCTGTCAGTCCTGGGAATGGCCCTGCTGCTGGATCCTATGCCGGGGCCACTCATGGGTCAGAAATGCCCTACGTCTTTCATAACGGTGATGGCGTGTGGTATGACTTCAACAAGACGACCATGGAGAGCATACCGAATAGTTATTCACACTTGAGCACAATCATGTCAAGAATGTGGGTCAGTTTTGTGACAACATTGGACCCAAATTACTCTGGAG AGAATGTCCACTGGCCGAGATACAATATCGATAATCCGGAAATAACTTTCTTTGACAATACCGTCTCGAATCTCTCGTATGTTAGGTCGGACGTTTACCGCGCGGAGGGCATCAAATACATCGGTGATCACCTTGCAAGTAGTTTCGGGGAATAG
- a CDS encoding uncharacterized protein (COG:K;~EggNog:ENOG410PJIV;~InterPro:IPR036864,IPR007219,IPR001138;~PFAM:PF00172;~TransMembrane:2 (o454-472i527-551o);~go_function: GO:0000981 - DNA-binding transcription factor activity, RNA polymerase II-specific [Evidence IEA];~go_function: GO:0003677 - DNA binding [Evidence IEA];~go_function: GO:0008270 - zinc ion binding [Evidence IEA];~go_process: GO:0006351 - transcription, DNA-templated [Evidence IEA];~go_process: GO:0006355 - regulation of transcription, DNA-templated [Evidence IEA]) has translation MPRPKVRPEDRRRSSHACQTCKILKIRCDSQRPCSSCMRRGQAHTCAYSGMDRRKRRTGDVVQNTHSRVTDRQDGFSQSNRVTAAENENTPFELETLVSEMVTPESRSDDTRPPETSLREPLSVAPKQSTKVDVGETSAISFLHFLRKTIKAYVGSVPFTDAERHHIIIDTDFCSTTTEDDQNIEPKRIHSYIEYYYEATSGILDLFTAQEVEALLETHTSSRQPTTIAAVRREDVAAIGVALAIGAQVRGSDRDSQVANEYFRRARQAAFNDMLMGQNIGTVRLFLLMAFYMLGACNRNAASMFLGVAARAAIILELHSIEGYDSTLSKEDYESRRRIWHSMRNLDILSSFVLSRPRSLPLVQSMSEPNELNPHSAFYAIGNGCTLLINIVDTLSNGGLLDVPTAEGLLSQLRKWSSSLPASLRQFRSVSHGPPFLEPAARQRLVGSIHVSCLYYFAVILVTRPYLIAYLVSRLRGKAPDHLISDPDEASDVAIKNNKVSKLAQVCVSSSLYMIDMCRRAKSAGLVFRNFCLLKAWIFGAGLILGFSMFAGEPRRDIESLFNSTLHLLDDVGRTSPQAQLYHQILTSFNDAVTKFRNRVAGEVYRTVQDYMDQILMIDPTVDGGSTAHARDREDSYTVWNDDWLAGAIRSAETGEVALDPVLNGTQGAQMFHDPGDWGDIDGMELEEDLLMDIDPFDQFFVTVE, from the exons ATGCCACGTCCGAAAGTGCGCCCGGAAGATCGACGTCGGTCCAGCCACGCTTGTCAGACCTGCAAGATCCTGAAGATCCGGTGCGACTCACAACGCCCATGTTCCTCATGTATGCGACGGGGACAAGCTCATACATGTGCTTATTCTGGGATGGACCGTCGCAAACGGAGAACGGGTGATGTCGTACAGAATACACACAGCCGGGTCACTGACAGGCAGGATGGCTTTTCGCAGAGCAATAGGGTTACCGCCGCTGAGAATGAGAATACACCATTCGAGCTTGAGACTCTAGTATCCGAGATGGTCACACCCGAGTCGCGGAGTGATGATACTCGCCCCCCTGAAACCTCTTTGCGTGAGCCGTTATCTGTAGCACCGAAACAGTCAACAAAAG TTGATGTGGGCGAAACTTCCGCTATTTCGTTCTTACATTTCCTCCGGAAAACTATTAAGGCCTATGTGGGTTCGGTGCCTTTTACGGATGCTGAGCGACACCACATTATAATTGATACAGATTTCTGTTCTACAACAACCGAGGACGATCAGAATATTGAGCCCAAAAGAATTCACTCATacatagaatattattatgaGGCA ACAAGCGGAATTCTGGATCTTTTCACAGCCCAGGAGGTCGAGGCCTTACTTGAAACACACACCTCTTCGCGGCAGCCCACAACCATTGCAGCTGTGAGGCGGGAGGATGTCGCAGCCATAGGCGTCGCCCTAGCTATTGGTGCCCAAGTTAGAGGATCAGATAGAGACTCCCAGGTAGCGAACGAGTACTTCCGTCGTGCACGCCAGGCAGCGTTCAACGACATGCTGATGGGCCAGAACATCGGGACTGTACGGCTGTTTTTGCTAATGGCATTTTACATGCTGGGCGCCTGCAATCGAAATGCCGCTTCAATGTTTCTTGGGGTAGCTGCACGAGCAGCCATAATCCTAGAGCTTCATAGCATTGAAGGTTACGATAGTACGCTCTCCAAAGAAGATTATGAAAGTAG ACGAAGAATCTGGCACAGCATGCGTAATCTTGATATTCTCAGCAGCTTTGTTTTGTCCAGGCCAAGAAGCCTCCCCCTAGTGCAGAGTATGTCGGAGCCCAATGAGTTGAATCCTCACTCAGCATTCTATGCCATTGGCAACGGGTGCACTTTACTCATTAATATCGTCGACACACTCAGCAATGGCGGGCTTCTCGACGTCCCCACAGCCGAGGGTCTGCTTTCCCAACTCCGGAAATGGAGTTCTAGCCTGCCCGCCTCTCTCCGCCAGTTTCGGAGTGTTTCCCACGGTCCACCATTCCTGGAACCTGCAGCTCGGCAGCGACTTGTTGGAAGCATTCACGTTTCCTGCCTATACTACTTTGCGGTAATTCTCGTAACCCGGCCATATCTGATCGCGTATCTCGTATCTCGTCTTCGTGGGAAAGCACCAGACCATTTGATCAGTGACCCGGATGAGGCCTCTGATGTCGCTATTAAGAACAATAAAGTATCCAAACTGGCCCAGGTGTGCGTAAGTTCTTCCTTATACATGATAGATATGTGTCGACGGGCAAAGTCGGCGGGGCTCGTTTTTCGAAACTTTTGTCTCCTCAA AGCTTGGATTTTTGGCGCCGGCCTTATCCTAGGCTTTTCTATGTTTGCTGGAGAGCCTCGCCGTGACATTGAGAGTCTCTTCAACAGTACCTTACATCTTCTCGATGATGTTGGCCGAACTAGCCCACAGGCCCAGCTTTACCATCAAATCCTGACCAGCTTCAATGATGCAGTGACAAAGTTCCGCAACCGCGTCGCGGGAGAGGTTTACCGCACGGTACAGGACTACATGGACCAGATCCTCATGATAGATCCGACCGTTGACGGAGGTTCGACCGCGCATGCTAGGGATAGAGAGGATTCGTACACTGTCTGGAACGATGATTGGTTGGCTGGTGCAATCAGGAGTGCTGAGACAGGCGAGGTTGCATTAGATCCAGTTTTGAACGGGACACAGGGTGCGCAGATGTTCCATGATCCTGGTGATTGGGGTGATATAGATGGTATGGAACTCGAGGAGGATCTGTTAATGGACATCGATCCATTCGATCAGTTCTTTGTTACGGTCGAATGA
- a CDS encoding uncharacterized protein (COG:Q;~EggNog:ENOG410PVZQ;~InterPro:IPR032710), with product MTGQAIDPPPSLPVPNQQVHAPGVYLLHPLSRLGTGPGMIILTSGRDLGGVRLDDGVPSPFLKWAEEGYAVAAVCLGALEGEQDGISSALEALLSCDNCQPKGKVGLIAYDPDAWLKVAASAHAHQEVVGVVVYGNVDSPIPKPVFPMLQHLAGASATAKLVSKTENCQAYGYAAVSTYQFATPFQPAFDYTAESVSHTRNLSFLKPLMGAPYFDLEAIWEEHTYHEFETRSVPHTMATMVQEPYVNHIPTLTGGIGRDRLSYFYQNHFVFNNPEDAELELISRTVGIDRVIDEFIYKFTHDTQIDWLLPGIPPTGRKLEIPFTAVVNIRGDRLYHEHIAWDQLTALIQLGLMPEYLPWTHPAPTGVHMGTKTKLEYRVPGTGRDTAKKMRDRNSVESNRMFGHSIREVDSVQPTVSPQTCLTEVF from the exons ATGACCGGCCAAGCAATTGATCCTCCCCCCAGCCTCCCTGTGCCGAATCAACAAGTGCATGCACCGGGCGTCTACTTGCTACACCCCCTGTCACGCCTCGGCACGGGTCCTGGTATGATCATACTGACTTCTGGGAGAGACCTCGGAGGTGTGCGTCTAGACGATGGAGTCCCCTCACCGTTCCTCAAATGGGCTGAAGAAGGTTACGCGGTGGCGGCAGTATGCTTAGGTGCCTTGGAGGGTGAACAAGATGGCATATCCTCTGCCCTCGAAGCGTTGTTAAGCTGCGACAACTGCCAGCCCAAGGGGAAAGTTGGACTTATCG CATACGACCCCGACGCATGGCTGAAGGTCGCTGCATCAGCGCACGCTCACCAGGAGGTTGTCGGAGTGGTGGTATATGGGAATGTGGATTCGCCGATTCCCAAACCAGTCTTCCCAATGCTTCAGCACTTGGCTGGAGCGTCCGCGACAGCAAAATTGGTATCCAAAACCGAGAATTGCCAGGCGTATGGATACGCAGCTGTCAGTACATATCAGTTTGCCACCCCTTTCCAGCCGGCGTTCGACTACACCGCCGAGTCTGTATCACACACACGGAACCTGAGCTTCCTGAAACCTCTAATGGGAGCTCCATATTTTGATTTAGAGGCCATTTGGGAAGAACATACGTATCATGAGTTTGAGACGCGCTCTGTACCTCATACGATGGCGACCATGGTGCAAGAGCCGTATGTGAATCATATTCCCACG TTAACGGGAGGAATTGGAAGGGATCGCCTCTCATACTTCTACCAGAACCACTTTGTTTTCAATAACCCTGAAGACGCGGAACTTGAGCTTATCAGCCGGACGGTGGGTATTGATCGTGTCATTGATGAGTTTATATACAAGTTCACGCACGACACCCAGATTGACTGGCT GCTTCCTGGCATCCCACCCACCGGTCGCAAATTAGAAATACCGTTTACGGCAGTTGTCAACATAAGGGGTGACCGGCTGTACCACGAGCACATTGCGTGGGATCAACTCACTGCTCTGATTCAGTTAGGGCTCATGCCAGAATATCTTCCCTGGACACACCCCGCACCTACGGGTGTGCATATGGGCACCAAGACGAAGCTTGAGTATCGAGTACCAGGGACTGGGCGCGACACAGCCAAGAAAATGAGGGATAGGAATTCTGTGGAATCAAATAGAATGTTTGGGCACTCAATTCGGGAAGTGGACTCGGTTCAACCGACGGTGTCCCCCCAAACTTGCTTAACGGAAGTGTTCTGA
- a CDS encoding FMN-dependent alpha-hydroxy acid dehydrogenase family protein (COG:C;~EggNog:ENOG410PJ3B;~InterPro:IPR001199,IPR037396,IPR008259,IPR013785, IPR036400,IPR000262,IPR018506;~PFAM:PF00173,PF01070;~go_function: GO:0003824 - catalytic activity [Evidence IEA];~go_function: GO:0016491 - oxidoreductase activity [Evidence IEA];~go_function: GO:0020037 - heme binding [Evidence IEA];~go_process: GO:0055114 - oxidation-reduction process [Evidence IEA]): MLTSQYRSKDRCLVIIKENVYDLSSYLDSHPGGSSIILKRDATEAFEPIHPNNVIEKHLSREAHLGPVADSDMITTPASAQMKMSSLESSLQKSIPSLLRSVVNIHNSELSVFQILPARSFAFFKSGAEDEKTVQWNQNSWNRIRFCPRVSRPIRAIDLTTSILGTKYSAPCFICPAGGGKLAHPSGDLALTKVAGKHGILHWVPNNTGCSQEELADARADTQTLYWQIYALEDLSVTEKEIKQAISLGYRGFALTVDANRVGKRERDEFSENQEGEDNEFASGPTVSRSHLFPDFDWMSAVSWLRNITDLPIAIKGIQSWKDAALCMKYGVHPWLSNHGGRQLEGAPSAVDTLLAIHAHCPEVIRRCDVIVDEGISRGSDIVKALALGAKGVGLGRAFLYALALREPGVDKAIRILKNEVETTMALLGVVSVDSLNPSYDFDWQISASSDQDRLPRGRSNL, translated from the exons ATGTTGACCAG CCAGTACAGGTCGAAAGACCGATGTTTGGTTATCATAAAAGAAAATGTGTACGACCTGAGCTCGTACTTGGACTCCCATCCTGGCGGGTCAAGCATCATCCTGAAGCGGGATGCAACAGAAGCATTCGAGCCCATCCACCCAAATAACGTGATTGAGAAGCATCTATCGCGAGA AGCCCACCTCGGCCCCGTTGCAGATTCAGATATGATTACCACACCCGCCTCGGCACAAATGAAGATGTCTTCCTTGGAAAGTAGTCTTCAGAAGAGCATCCCTTCACTTTTGAGATCCGTTGTCAACATTCACAACTCTGAACTTTCTGTCTTTCAAATATTACCTGCGCGCTCGTTTGCCT TTTTCAAATCTGGTGCTGAAGATGAGAAAACTGTTCAATGGAACCAGAATAGTTGGAATCGTATCCGCTTTTGTCCGCGAGTTTCAAGACCCATCCGGGCCATCGACTTAACGACATCCATACTTGGAACGAAATACTCAGCGCCATGTTTCATCTGCCCTGCAGGAGGTGGTAAGCTGGCGCATCCGAGTGGAGACCTGGCTTTGACCAAAGTTGCTGGGAAACATGGCATTCTTCACTGGGTACCGAACAACACCGGTTGTTCGCAGGAAGAGTTGGCGGATGCGCGTGCGGACACGCAGACATTGTACTGGCAGATATATGCTCTGGAGGACCTTTCCGTGACggagaaggaaataaaaCAAGCTATTTCGTTGGGTTACCGGGGGTTTGCTTTAACTGTTGATGCCAATCGAGTTGGCAAGCGAGAACGTGAT GAGTTTTCTGAGAATCAAGAGGGTGAAGACAATGAGTTTGCCAGTGGCCCTACAGTTTCGCGGTC CCACCTCTTCCCCGACTTTGACTGGATGTCCGCAGTTTCGTGGTTACGAAATATAACGGATCTGCCAATTGCGATAAAGGGCATTCAATCCTGGAAAGATGCTGCACTATGCAtgaagtacggagtacatccGTGGCTGTCGAACCACGGAGGACGACAGCTCGAGGGGGCTCCCTCTGCTGTTGATACCCTTCTTGCCATCCATGCACACTGCCCCGAAGTCATTCGCCGTTGTGACGTTATTGTCGATGAGGGTATCAGTCGCGGTTCTGATATTGTGAAAGCTCTTGCTTTAGGCGCAAAAGGCGTCGGACTGGGGCGAGCATTTCTTTACGCCTTGGCACTTCGCGAGCCAGGCGTCGACAAGGCAATCAGAATTCTGAAAAATGAAGTTGAGACGACCATGGCTTTGCTGGGAGTTGTCAGTGTTGACTCGCTGAATCCTTCTTAT GACTTCGACTGGCAGATCAGCGCATCTAGCGATCAGGATAGGCTTCCCCGTGGCCGCTCTAATCTCTAG